A window of the Flavobacterium sangjuense genome harbors these coding sequences:
- a CDS encoding tetratricopeptide repeat-containing sensor histidine kinase codes for MHKFARITAFIAFLFLFSNAYAQDNIDSLKIAFKNSKQDTLRVKTVYRLLVNLPPDEKEFDYYLGQIKVLADKNLAKESTSEKGKLFWKKALGKYYVNKSEITFYTNNDAAMQLLDKGIQIFSEVKDISQMADAIVGKGIFLRRMGRTPEAVECYYKGLKYFEQIKDKDGIAYAQMSIAAVYKDQKKDAEAIALNKKALAYFESIKKPTMEDIGTQAELNHTIGHGYFNNQKYDIAEQYFNKAMTQAKQIGYTSLMSTVLDKIGRIHYQRGENDIAYQKYQEALNLPQPELYKANLYISIGELCIAEKKYAEAESYLTQANTIGKKLNDLNMQMYAVRYLNALYKDTKNYEKALSMFELYKTFQDSIKVSDSRNTLKEQQLKYDFEKKELNSKLLNQKETAVKNNWLIGLSAILLLVLLGGYFYYRNNKQKQAITVLEKEQIKQKLLVTQMNPHFIFNSIDNIQGLIHSNKDEEAVNYLTKFSKLTRQILENSNENYISLEEEVEMTKNYLSIQQLLYDNKFSFNITIEKEINQEAIFLPPMLTQPFIENAIKHGLSNTSENGKINIHFYLRESKLFFEVTDNGKGFDAAQKSTSHKSLAMTITKERLVSYTKNQDFVVQADNIKDNNENVVGAKVSFEIPYIYEN; via the coding sequence ATGCATAAATTTGCCCGAATCACCGCTTTCATTGCTTTTTTATTTCTCTTTTCAAATGCTTATGCGCAGGACAATATTGACTCGCTTAAAATTGCCTTCAAGAATTCCAAACAAGATACCCTTCGAGTAAAGACGGTTTACCGTTTATTGGTAAATCTGCCCCCCGATGAAAAAGAATTTGATTATTATTTGGGGCAAATCAAGGTTCTGGCAGATAAAAATCTGGCCAAAGAATCTACTTCAGAAAAAGGAAAATTATTTTGGAAAAAGGCATTGGGTAAATATTATGTCAATAAATCCGAAATCACATTTTATACAAATAACGATGCTGCGATGCAATTGCTTGATAAGGGAATTCAGATTTTTTCGGAAGTCAAAGACATTTCCCAAATGGCAGACGCAATCGTAGGCAAAGGAATTTTCCTGAGAAGGATGGGACGAACTCCCGAAGCTGTAGAGTGTTATTACAAAGGGCTTAAATATTTTGAACAGATTAAGGATAAAGACGGAATTGCCTACGCCCAAATGTCGATAGCTGCAGTTTATAAAGATCAAAAAAAAGATGCCGAAGCTATTGCCTTGAATAAAAAAGCACTGGCTTATTTTGAGTCAATTAAAAAACCGACTATGGAAGATATTGGTACCCAAGCCGAGTTAAATCATACCATTGGGCACGGATATTTTAACAATCAAAAATATGATATAGCGGAACAATATTTCAATAAAGCAATGACGCAGGCAAAACAAATCGGATACACCTCATTAATGAGTACCGTTTTGGACAAAATAGGACGGATTCATTACCAGCGTGGTGAAAATGACATTGCCTACCAAAAATATCAGGAGGCTTTAAATCTTCCGCAACCCGAATTGTACAAAGCAAATTTATACATCAGTATAGGAGAATTATGTATAGCCGAAAAAAAATATGCTGAGGCAGAAAGCTATTTAACTCAAGCCAATACAATCGGTAAAAAACTCAATGATTTAAATATGCAGATGTATGCCGTAAGGTATTTAAACGCACTTTATAAAGACACTAAAAATTATGAGAAGGCTTTATCAATGTTTGAATTGTATAAAACTTTTCAGGATTCGATAAAAGTTAGCGACTCACGCAATACCCTAAAAGAGCAACAGCTTAAATACGATTTTGAAAAGAAGGAATTAAACTCAAAGCTTCTCAACCAAAAAGAAACTGCAGTTAAAAACAATTGGCTTATCGGGCTTTCAGCGATTTTGTTACTGGTTTTGCTCGGCGGTTATTTTTATTACCGGAACAACAAACAAAAGCAGGCAATTACTGTTCTGGAAAAAGAGCAAATCAAACAAAAGCTTTTGGTTACCCAAATGAACCCGCATTTTATTTTTAATTCTATCGATAACATTCAGGGATTGATTCACAGCAACAAAGATGAGGAAGCTGTAAATTATCTGACCAAGTTCTCAAAACTAACCCGACAAATCCTGGAGAATTCCAACGAAAATTATATTTCGCTGGAAGAAGAAGTTGAGATGACTAAAAATTATCTTTCAATTCAGCAGCTTCTATACGATAACAAGTTCAGTTTCAACATTACCATTGAAAAAGAGATTAATCAGGAAGCTATCTTTTTGCCGCCCATGCTGACGCAGCCTTTTATTGAAAATGCCATCAAGCACGGTTTGAGCAATACTTCAGAAAACGGAAAAATCAACATTCACTTTTATCTCAGGGAAAGCAAATTATTTTTTGAAGTGACCGACAACGGCAAAGGATTCGATGCGGCACAAAAATCAACCAGCCATAAATCATTGGCCATGACCATCACCAAAGAACGCTTGGTCAGCTATACCAAAAACCAGGATTTTGTGGTTCAGGCGGATAATATAAAAGACAACAATGAGAATGTTGTTGGTGCCAAAGTTAGTTTTGAAATCCCTTATATTTACGAAAACTAA
- a CDS encoding autotransporter outer membrane beta-barrel domain-containing protein codes for MKKKLLFITLTSLFTSLVSAADLYVRNLGAGGAYSSVSAAITAAANGDRIIIQPKTSGAAYVENLTINKSLTFVSETIYNKYFIQGTITITPAVGRVVTISNLSSGNFTIYGVSVSGATTGGRTTVNLLNSFLNSVDTTQPNTTLNMSGCIVTGSVYFSHGRCTGNKALLINAYAVSPDTNLATEAVEIIGNATDSGITNFQNDYPFKFSNNFVSSINVYRIKTASANEITNNTVYNPNAGDLAPIHIDLANSITTGNITIMNNAVSFVVGQTNTCIYNGGNSTVAATYNVFTNAFVTEGTMTQNNNSGAVNMNFNAAAYTVTGGNVNAGSPAVTYTDLDLTRNDAGHYGGSNSWANYFPSDSGAMPQINYLVTPRAILNTSTLNVTGSGYSK; via the coding sequence ATGAAAAAAAAATTACTGTTTATTACGTTAACCAGCCTGTTTACCTCATTGGTTTCTGCTGCCGATTTGTATGTTAGGAATTTAGGAGCCGGAGGAGCTTATTCCTCTGTAAGCGCCGCCATTACAGCTGCCGCTAATGGAGATCGGATTATCATTCAACCAAAAACAAGCGGTGCAGCTTATGTTGAAAACCTCACCATCAACAAGTCACTTACATTTGTGTCGGAAACCATTTACAACAAATATTTTATACAAGGGACTATAACCATTACCCCAGCTGTGGGAAGAGTGGTTACAATAAGCAATTTAAGTTCCGGAAATTTCACTATTTATGGTGTAAGCGTTTCCGGCGCAACTACTGGCGGAAGAACTACCGTAAACCTGCTCAACAGTTTTTTAAATAGTGTCGATACTACGCAACCTAATACTACACTAAACATGTCTGGATGCATTGTTACGGGAAGCGTTTATTTTTCGCACGGCAGATGCACCGGAAATAAAGCACTATTAATTAATGCTTATGCTGTAAGTCCGGATACCAATCTTGCAACGGAAGCTGTTGAAATTATAGGAAATGCAACTGATTCTGGCATTACCAACTTTCAAAACGACTATCCATTTAAGTTTAGCAACAATTTTGTTTCCTCTATAAATGTCTATAGGATAAAAACGGCTAGTGCTAATGAAATTACCAACAATACTGTTTATAATCCTAACGCAGGGGATTTGGCACCGATACACATCGACTTAGCTAATTCCATTACTACAGGAAACATTACAATTATGAACAATGCGGTTTCTTTTGTAGTAGGTCAAACCAATACTTGTATTTACAACGGAGGGAATTCTACTGTAGCCGCTACCTACAATGTATTCACCAATGCATTTGTAACCGAAGGAACTATGACGCAAAACAACAATTCAGGGGCTGTTAATATGAATTTTAATGCTGCAGCCTACACCGTAACAGGAGGTAATGTAAATGCAGGAAGCCCTGCTGTCACCTATACCGATTTAGATTTAACAAGAAATGATGCAGGACATTACGGAGGTTCGAATAGCTGGGCAAATTATTTTCCATCAGATTCAGGAGCCATGCCTCAAATTAACTATTTAGTTACTCCAAGAGCCATACTAAATACTAGTACTTTGAATGTTACGGGTTCAGGTTATTCTAAATAA
- a CDS encoding TetR/AcrR family transcriptional regulator, with the protein MKDKIIKKATDMFLKLGFKSVTMDDIAGEMCISKKTIYKYFSNKETLIEEGTEVVHQNIHALMEEVISQNHNAIAENFQMREMFKQMFQSFDQSPAYQLKKHYPEIYEKMMANEIEDCSRFFRGNIEKGISEGLYRKETDVEAAVKFYYTLIFSINETTKMEKDAYELEAKALEYHTRAIATPKGILELEKQIKIHHT; encoded by the coding sequence ATGAAAGATAAAATCATCAAAAAAGCAACCGACATGTTCCTGAAACTTGGGTTCAAGAGTGTCACTATGGATGATATTGCGGGTGAGATGTGTATTTCCAAAAAAACGATATACAAATATTTCAGCAACAAAGAAACGTTGATTGAAGAAGGAACCGAAGTGGTACATCAAAATATTCATGCACTTATGGAAGAAGTGATTTCTCAAAACCACAATGCCATTGCCGAAAATTTTCAAATGCGTGAAATGTTCAAACAAATGTTTCAGTCGTTTGACCAATCTCCAGCCTATCAGCTCAAAAAACATTACCCTGAGATTTATGAAAAAATGATGGCTAACGAAATAGAAGATTGCAGTCGATTCTTTCGCGGCAATATTGAAAAAGGAATATCAGAGGGTTTATACAGAAAAGAAACTGATGTTGAAGCAGCCGTAAAATTTTATTACACCTTGATTTTTTCAATCAATGAAACTACCAAAATGGAAAAAGACGCCTACGAACTCGAAGCCAAAGCACTAGAATATCATACACGAGCAATTGCAACTCCGAAAGGAATTTTAGAATTAGAAAAACAAATAAAAATTCACCATACATAA
- a CDS encoding TolC family protein, producing the protein MKNKLIITFVMLVSVLQAQDKKETYSFSLQQAINHALEHNYSAINANRDIEAAKKKKWETTTIGLPQINGSVGYQNNFVFTRQGITGNPFNPAADQSGVSTIAFGTKHTMNSGLTLSQLIFDGSYLVGLQSAKTYLKISENAKIKTNQELKEIVTNSYGNVLLAQESVLILEKNKAILEKTLNDTKEVYKNGLIEEENVEQLQLTLSSINSALQYSNRMKTISSNMLKLVLGIDLEEQLTLTDNLNSLTQNNFDLALLKEDFNVTNNIDYQIGQNMQESKRLMMLYEKSKALPSLGAAFNFGYNSFANEFTFANGDQKWNNFSNLGVSLNVPIFSSFGRSAKTQQAKIALEQSKTQLKETEQKLKLQFESAKSDYEYSLDQYATAKDNLSLAERIENKQQIKFREGLSSSFDFTEAQQQLYSKQQDYLKSMVEVINKKATLEKLLNKN; encoded by the coding sequence ATGAAAAACAAATTAATCATAACCTTTGTAATGCTTGTAAGTGTTTTACAAGCGCAGGACAAAAAAGAAACATATTCTTTTAGTCTGCAACAAGCTATTAACCACGCTCTCGAACATAATTATTCGGCCATCAATGCGAATCGCGATATTGAAGCGGCTAAAAAGAAAAAATGGGAAACTACCACTATAGGTCTGCCACAGATAAATGGTAGCGTTGGTTACCAAAACAATTTTGTGTTTACCAGACAAGGGATTACCGGAAATCCTTTCAATCCTGCTGCTGATCAAAGTGGCGTTTCAACCATTGCGTTTGGCACAAAACATACAATGAATTCGGGCTTGACATTGAGTCAATTGATTTTTGACGGCTCTTATTTGGTTGGATTACAATCGGCTAAAACCTATTTAAAAATTTCTGAAAATGCCAAAATAAAAACCAATCAGGAGTTAAAAGAAATTGTCACTAATTCCTATGGTAACGTATTGTTAGCACAGGAAAGTGTTTTGATTTTGGAAAAAAACAAAGCTATTTTAGAGAAAACACTTAACGACACCAAAGAAGTTTATAAAAATGGTCTTATTGAAGAAGAAAATGTAGAGCAATTGCAACTAACATTGTCTTCTATAAATAGTGCTTTGCAATATTCTAACCGTATGAAAACCATTTCGTCAAATATGCTGAAACTTGTATTAGGCATTGATTTAGAAGAGCAATTAACATTGACCGATAATCTAAACTCGTTAACTCAAAACAATTTTGACCTGGCACTATTGAAAGAAGATTTTAATGTTACCAATAACATTGATTATCAAATTGGTCAAAACATGCAGGAATCGAAAAGGTTAATGATGCTGTACGAAAAAAGCAAAGCCTTACCATCACTTGGCGCTGCGTTTAACTTTGGTTACAATTCCTTTGCTAACGAATTTACTTTTGCAAACGGTGATCAGAAATGGAATAATTTTTCAAATCTTGGTGTGAGTTTGAATGTGCCAATATTCAGCAGCTTTGGAAGAAGTGCCAAAACACAACAAGCCAAAATTGCTTTGGAACAATCGAAAACACAATTAAAAGAAACTGAACAAAAATTAAAACTTCAGTTCGAAAGCGCCAAAAGCGACTACGAATACAGCTTGGATCAATATGCTACTGCAAAAGACAATTTGAGTTTGGCTGAACGCATCGAAAACAAACAGCAAATTAAATTCCGTGAAGGGCTTTCTTCAAGTTTTGATTTTACCGAAGCCCAACAACAATTGTATTCAAAACAACAAGACTACCTAAAATCAATGGTGGAAGTCATCAACAAAAAAGCAACTTTAGAAAAACTATTAAATAAAAACTAA
- a CDS encoding 2-oxoglutarate dehydrogenase E1 component, producing the protein MDRFSFLNAAHTEFFADLYEQYLQNPDSVEPSWRAFFQGFDFGITTFNEENAVAELANYAANVPANGQVSDKLQKEFNVLKLIDGYRTRGHLFTETNPVRTRRTSSPTLDIENFGLSAADLNTVFDAAKVLGHKPATLQEILNHLKNVYCQHIGIEYMYMRNPKIIQWIQDRINVNDNLPNFDNDQKKHILGKLNEAVSFENFLHTKYVGQKRFSLEGGESIIPALDALIESAAEKGVEQFVMGMAHRGRLNILANIFGKATQDIFSEFDGKDYDKEYFDGDVKYHLGLTSERKTKSGKKININLAPNPSHLETVGAVIEGITRAKQDKYFPDDFSKVLPIAVHGDAAVAGQGIVYEIVQMAQLDGYKTGGTIHIVINNQVGFTTNYLDARSSTYCTDVAKVTLSPVLHVNSDDAEAVVHAMLFALDFRMQFGRDVFIDLLGYRKYGHNEGDEPRFTQPVLYKIIAKHRNPRDIYSEKLITAGIIDAAYVTKIENEYKDNLDVNLQASRKKDLTIIKPFLQDEWKGYVQVSDDEMLKKVDTTFDKKKLDEIIVSVSTLPSDKKFISKISKIVTDRKTGYDNDTIDWGTAETLAYGSLLTEGYDIRVSGQDVERGTFSHRHAVVKVEDSEEEVVLLDTLKDKKGKFNIFNSFLSEYGVLGFDYGYALTNPNALTIWEAQFGDFSNGAQIMIDQYISCGEDKWNNQNGIVLLLPHGYEGQGAEHSSARMERYLQLCARHNMYVADCTTPANFFHLLRRQMKTKFRKPLVVFTPKSLLRHPLCVSTREELYKGSFQETIDDNSVDKKKVKSVVFCTGKFYYEILAERENLGRNDVALVRIEQLFPLPTEQLKAIIKSYPNADDFVWAQEEPKNMGAYSYMLMNFDLVPWRLASLKAYSAPAAGSHTRDRRRHADAIRMVFDKNLFR; encoded by the coding sequence ATGGATAGGTTTTCCTTTTTAAACGCAGCACATACAGAATTTTTCGCCGATTTATACGAACAATACCTTCAAAACCCAGATAGCGTTGAGCCAAGTTGGAGAGCTTTTTTTCAAGGCTTCGACTTTGGAATAACGACTTTTAATGAAGAAAACGCAGTAGCTGAATTGGCTAATTATGCTGCCAATGTTCCGGCAAACGGACAGGTTTCAGACAAACTTCAGAAAGAGTTTAACGTATTGAAATTAATCGACGGATACAGAACTCGTGGGCATCTTTTTACAGAAACAAATCCGGTTCGTACCCGAAGAACTTCTTCACCAACATTAGATATAGAAAATTTTGGTTTGTCAGCTGCTGATCTGAATACGGTTTTTGATGCCGCCAAAGTTTTGGGACACAAACCAGCTACGCTTCAGGAAATCCTGAATCATCTTAAAAACGTGTATTGCCAACACATTGGTATCGAATATATGTACATGAGAAATCCAAAGATTATTCAATGGATTCAGGACAGAATTAACGTCAACGATAATCTTCCAAACTTCGATAACGACCAAAAGAAACATATCTTAGGAAAATTGAATGAGGCGGTTTCTTTTGAGAACTTTTTACACACAAAATATGTAGGTCAAAAACGTTTCTCACTTGAAGGTGGCGAAAGCATTATCCCGGCATTAGATGCACTTATTGAATCCGCTGCCGAAAAAGGTGTGGAGCAATTCGTAATGGGAATGGCACACCGTGGAAGGTTGAATATCTTAGCTAATATTTTTGGCAAAGCCACTCAGGATATCTTCTCTGAGTTTGACGGAAAAGATTATGATAAAGAATATTTCGATGGTGATGTTAAATACCATTTGGGTTTAACATCGGAACGAAAAACAAAATCAGGCAAAAAAATCAATATCAATTTGGCACCAAATCCTTCGCACTTAGAAACGGTTGGAGCCGTTATTGAAGGAATTACCCGTGCCAAACAAGACAAATATTTCCCAGACGATTTCTCAAAAGTATTGCCAATTGCCGTTCACGGTGATGCCGCAGTTGCGGGACAGGGAATTGTATACGAAATTGTGCAAATGGCGCAACTTGACGGATACAAAACTGGTGGAACGATTCATATTGTAATCAACAACCAGGTTGGATTTACGACCAATTATTTAGATGCGCGTTCATCAACCTATTGTACGGATGTTGCCAAAGTGACTTTGTCGCCCGTACTTCACGTCAATTCGGATGATGCCGAAGCGGTTGTTCACGCGATGCTTTTTGCATTGGATTTCAGAATGCAGTTTGGTCGTGATGTATTTATCGATTTGTTAGGTTACAGAAAGTATGGTCACAACGAAGGCGATGAGCCACGTTTTACCCAGCCGGTTTTATACAAAATCATTGCAAAGCATAGAAATCCAAGAGACATTTATTCGGAGAAATTAATCACTGCCGGAATTATTGATGCGGCCTATGTGACAAAAATAGAGAACGAATACAAAGACAATCTTGATGTAAATCTGCAAGCGTCACGTAAAAAAGATTTGACGATTATCAAGCCATTTTTGCAGGACGAATGGAAAGGCTATGTTCAGGTTTCTGATGATGAAATGTTGAAAAAAGTAGACACAACTTTCGACAAAAAGAAATTAGATGAAATCATCGTTTCGGTTTCGACATTGCCATCGGATAAAAAATTCATCAGCAAAATTTCGAAAATTGTTACCGACAGAAAAACCGGATATGATAACGATACTATCGATTGGGGAACAGCCGAAACCTTAGCTTATGGTTCATTATTGACCGAAGGTTATGACATTCGTGTGTCAGGACAAGACGTTGAAAGAGGAACATTTTCTCATCGCCACGCCGTTGTAAAAGTAGAAGACAGCGAAGAAGAAGTGGTGCTGCTGGATACTTTAAAAGACAAAAAAGGGAAGTTCAATATTTTCAATTCCTTCCTTTCTGAATATGGCGTTTTAGGATTTGATTACGGCTATGCTTTGACAAATCCAAATGCATTGACGATTTGGGAAGCACAGTTTGGGGATTTCTCCAATGGCGCCCAAATCATGATCGATCAATATATTTCGTGTGGTGAAGACAAATGGAACAACCAAAATGGTATTGTACTGTTGTTGCCTCATGGATACGAAGGACAAGGTGCAGAGCACTCTTCAGCACGTATGGAAAGATATTTACAACTTTGTGCACGTCACAATATGTATGTAGCCGATTGTACAACACCGGCGAATTTCTTCCACCTGTTGCGTCGCCAAATGAAAACAAAATTCCGTAAACCGCTGGTTGTGTTTACTCCGAAAAGTTTGCTACGTCATCCGTTATGTGTTTCTACTCGTGAGGAATTGTACAAAGGCAGTTTCCAGGAAACCATTGATGACAATTCAGTTGACAAGAAAAAAGTAAAATCGGTAGTTTTCTGTACCGGAAAATTCTATTACGAGATTCTTGCAGAAAGAGAAAACTTAGGCAGAAATGATGTAGCTTTGGTTCGTATCGAGCAATTATTCCCGTTGCCAACAGAACAACTGAAAGCGATAATCAAAAGTTATCCAAATGCTGACGATTTTGTTTGGGCACAGGAAGAACCAAAGAATATGGGAGCTTACAGCTATATGCTGATGAATTTCGATTTAGTGCCATGGAGATTGGCTTCGCTTAAAGCGTATTCAGCTCCGGCGGCAGGAAGTCATACCAGAGACAGAAGACGTCATGCCGATGCTATCAGAATGGTATTTGATAAAAATTTATTTAGATAA
- a CDS encoding LytR/AlgR family response regulator transcription factor — translation MLRAVVIDDIENIRKKNIAIIKSSCPSIAVIGQADSVESGAKIVKQLSPDLVFLDVEMPDGTGFDMLQKLAPINFKVIFITGYEDFAIKAFRFSAIDYLLKPLDANDLVEAVKKAEDSLNKEVFEMKLNNLFTNLERPKNLQKLILKTADRIYSVNIQDIVNCESDKNYTTFHFINAPKLIVSTNLKEYETLLTPYNFFRTHQSHLINMAYFDHFIKSEGGNTIVMKNKIAIPLSVRKKEEFLILLENLQV, via the coding sequence ATGTTGCGAGCGGTAGTCATTGACGATATTGAAAATATAAGAAAGAAGAATATAGCGATTATTAAATCGAGTTGTCCTAGCATAGCTGTCATTGGCCAGGCCGATTCAGTAGAATCGGGTGCGAAGATAGTCAAACAGTTGTCACCCGATTTGGTTTTTCTGGATGTAGAAATGCCCGATGGTACTGGTTTTGACATGCTTCAGAAATTGGCGCCGATTAATTTTAAGGTCATTTTTATAACAGGTTACGAAGATTTTGCCATCAAGGCATTTCGTTTTTCGGCTATTGATTATCTCTTAAAACCGTTGGATGCCAATGATTTGGTTGAAGCCGTAAAAAAAGCCGAGGATTCGCTTAACAAAGAGGTGTTTGAAATGAAACTCAACAATTTGTTCACCAATCTGGAGCGACCTAAAAACCTTCAGAAGCTTATACTGAAAACAGCCGACAGGATTTATTCGGTCAATATTCAGGATATTGTAAACTGTGAGTCTGATAAAAACTATACGACTTTTCACTTTATCAACGCCCCGAAACTCATCGTATCTACTAACCTCAAAGAGTACGAAACTTTACTCACGCCGTATAATTTTTTCAGAACGCATCAGTCGCATCTCATAAACATGGCCTACTTTGACCATTTTATCAAATCAGAAGGTGGCAATACCATTGTGATGAAAAACAAAATCGCTATTCCACTTTCGGTTCGTAAAAAAGAAGAGTTCCTGATTTTGCTGGAAAATCTTCAGGTATAA
- the odhB gene encoding 2-oxoglutarate dehydrogenase complex dihydrolipoyllysine-residue succinyltransferase: MILEMKVPSPGESIKEVEIATWLVKDGDYVEKDQAIAEVDSDKATLELPAEASGIITLKAEEGDAVAVGSVVCLIDTSAAKPSGSAPVAAEVKAAPVVAEAPKKEEVKVAAPVATKTYAAQAPSPAAKKILDEKSIQPSDVIGTGREGRITKDDAVNAVPSMGTPTGGNRGSERTKLSMLRRKVAERLVSAKNETAMLTTFNEVDMTAIYALREQYKEEFKTKHGLGLGFMSFFTKAVTRALQLYPDVNSMIDGQEKISYNFCDISVAVSGPKGLMVPVMRNAELLSFRGVEAEIKRLAIRARDGQITVDEMTGGTFTISNGGVFGSMLSTPIINPPQSGILGMHNVVERAIVKNGQIVIAPVMFVALSYDHRIIDGRESVGFLVAVKEALEKPEELLMDNNVKRALEL; this comes from the coding sequence ATGATTTTAGAAATGAAAGTCCCTTCACCGGGAGAATCGATAAAAGAAGTTGAAATTGCAACTTGGTTAGTAAAAGACGGCGATTATGTAGAAAAAGACCAAGCCATTGCTGAGGTTGATTCGGACAAAGCTACTTTGGAATTACCAGCTGAAGCAAGTGGAATTATCACACTTAAAGCAGAAGAAGGCGATGCCGTTGCAGTTGGTTCTGTCGTTTGCTTAATTGATACCAGTGCGGCAAAACCAAGTGGTTCTGCTCCAGTTGCGGCAGAGGTTAAAGCTGCACCTGTGGTTGCTGAAGCACCTAAAAAAGAAGAAGTAAAAGTTGCTGCACCAGTAGCCACTAAAACATATGCTGCTCAGGCTCCATCGCCGGCTGCAAAAAAAATATTAGACGAGAAAAGCATTCAGCCTTCAGATGTAATCGGAACCGGAAGAGAGGGAAGAATTACCAAAGATGATGCGGTAAATGCTGTGCCATCCATGGGAACGCCAACAGGTGGAAACCGTGGTTCAGAAAGAACAAAATTATCCATGTTGCGTCGTAAAGTAGCTGAAAGATTGGTTTCTGCGAAAAACGAAACAGCTATGTTGACTACGTTCAACGAAGTGGATATGACTGCAATCTACGCTTTGCGTGAACAATACAAAGAAGAATTCAAAACCAAACACGGTTTAGGATTGGGCTTTATGTCGTTCTTTACAAAAGCAGTTACTCGTGCTTTACAATTATATCCTGATGTTAACTCAATGATTGACGGACAAGAGAAAATCTCATACAATTTCTGTGATATTTCTGTTGCGGTTTCTGGCCCAAAAGGATTAATGGTTCCGGTAATGCGAAATGCAGAATTATTATCTTTCCGTGGTGTTGAAGCTGAAATCAAAAGATTAGCTATTCGTGCCAGAGACGGTCAAATCACGGTTGATGAAATGACTGGCGGAACATTCACCATTTCAAACGGAGGCGTTTTCGGAAGTATGTTGAGTACGCCAATCATCAATCCACCACAATCAGGAATTCTTGGAATGCACAATGTGGTAGAAAGAGCGATTGTAAAAAATGGACAAATCGTTATCGCACCGGTAATGTTTGTAGCTTTGTCCTATGACCACAGAATCATTGATGGACGTGAGTCTGTTGGGTTCTTAGTGGCTGTGAAAGAAGCACTAGAAAAACCGGAAGAATTATTAATGGATAACAATGTTAAGAGAGCATTGGAACTTTAA
- a CDS encoding polyprenyl synthetase family protein → MHAISHYQDIVTAHFKSLALKKEPKNLYEPIQYILSLGGKRLRPVLTLMSAEVFDVDCQKALQAATAVEVFHNFSLIHDDIMDDAPLRRGNETVHEKWNINTGILSGDAMLILAYQYFEEYEPTIFRELAKLFSKTALEVCEGQQYDVDFETRDDVTIAEYLKMIEYKTAVLVGASMKMGAIVAQTSVENANAIYDFGLNLGIAFQLQDDYLDAFGNPETFGKQVGGDIIENKKTYLYLKAMEFASANEKEQLLHLFSIQPSDNTDKISSVKEIFNQTGASEATQNAIQNYTFKAFETLEKMNIGNDKKAILKAFGEKLMSRNV, encoded by the coding sequence ATGCACGCGATATCGCATTATCAGGACATAGTCACAGCACATTTTAAATCGTTAGCTTTAAAGAAAGAGCCAAAAAACTTATACGAACCTATTCAGTATATTCTTTCGCTTGGCGGAAAAAGATTGCGTCCGGTTTTGACATTAATGAGCGCCGAAGTTTTTGATGTAGATTGCCAAAAAGCATTACAGGCAGCCACAGCGGTTGAGGTTTTTCATAATTTTTCTTTAATTCATGATGACATTATGGATGACGCGCCATTGCGAAGAGGGAATGAAACCGTACATGAAAAATGGAATATCAATACCGGAATTCTTTCCGGTGATGCGATGCTGATTTTAGCCTATCAATATTTTGAAGAATACGAGCCAACAATTTTCAGGGAATTAGCCAAATTATTCAGCAAAACGGCTTTAGAAGTTTGCGAAGGACAACAATACGACGTCGATTTTGAAACACGCGATGATGTTACGATTGCTGAATATTTGAAAATGATTGAATATAAAACTGCCGTTTTGGTTGGCGCTTCCATGAAAATGGGTGCGATTGTAGCCCAAACATCAGTCGAAAATGCAAATGCTATTTATGATTTTGGACTGAATTTAGGAATTGCATTCCAGTTGCAGGACGATTATTTAGATGCTTTTGGTAATCCGGAAACCTTCGGAAAGCAGGTTGGCGGCGATATCATCGAAAACAAAAAAACCTATTTGTATCTAAAGGCAATGGAATTTGCATCGGCAAATGAGAAAGAACAATTACTGCATTTATTCTCCATTCAACCAAGCGATAATACGGATAAAATTAGTTCGGTTAAGGAAATTTTTAATCAAACCGGAGCTTCAGAAGCCACTCAAAATGCTATTCAAAATTATACTTTCAAAGCATTTGAAACCTTAGAAAAAATGAATATTGGCAATGATAAGAAAGCGATTCTGAAAGCGTTTGGCGAAAAATTAATGAGTAGAAATGTCTAG